One window of Mus caroli chromosome 11, CAROLI_EIJ_v1.1, whole genome shotgun sequence genomic DNA carries:
- the Med7 gene encoding mediator of RNA polymerase II transcription subunit 7: protein MGEPQQVSALPPPPMQYIKEYTDENIQEGLAPKPPPPIKDSYMMFGNQFQCDDLIIRPLESQGIERLHPMQFDHKKELRKLNMSILINFLDLLDILIRSPGSIKREEKLEDLKLLFVHVHHLINEYRPHQARETLRVMMEVQKRQRLETAERFQKHLERVIEMIQNCLASLPDDLPHSEAGMRVKAEPMDTDDNSNCPGQNEQQRESSGHRRDQIIEKDAALCVLIDEMNERP from the coding sequence ATGGGTGAACCACAGCAAGTGAGTGCACTTCCACCGCCTCCAATGCAGTACATCAAGGAATATACAGATGAAAATATTCAGGAAGGCTTGGCTCCCAAGCCTCCTCCTCCAATTAAAGACAGCTACATGATGTTTGGCAACCAGTTCCAATGTGATGATCTTATCATTCGCCCTTTAGAAAGTCAGGGCATTGAACGGCTTCATCCTATGCAATTTGATCATAAGAAAGAGCTGAGAAAACTCAATATGTCTATACTGATTAATTTCTTAGACCTTTTAGACATCTTAATAAGAAGTCCTGGGAGTATAAAACGGGAAGAAAAGCTAGAAGATCTTAAGCTACTTTTTGTACATGTACATCATCTTATAAATGAATATCGACCCCACCAAGCAAGAGAGACTTTGAGAGTCATGATGGAGGTCCAGAAACGCCAGCGCCTTGAAACAGCTGAGAGGTTTCAGAAACATCTGGAACGAGTCATTGAAATGATTCAGAATTGCTTGGCTTCTTTGCCCGATGATTTGCCCCATTCAGAAGCAGGGATGAGAGTTAAAGCTGAGCCGATGGATACTGATGATAACAGCAATTGTCCTGGACAGAATGAACAACAAAGAGAAAGTTCAGGTCACAGAAGGGACCAGATTATAGAAAAAGATGCTGCCTTATGTGTGCTAATTGATGAAATGAATGAAAGGCCATGA